Proteins encoded together in one Oikeobacillus pervagus window:
- a CDS encoding DUF3397 domain-containing protein, whose product MVTVFACLIALILVFPLIGYILAFIITKNTLKNHRKAVHLSIDLTTFFLLYSVHFFIKTIWNISLLWLLYLLVLIIGFIFSIYYWRVYEEMDVSKVLRGAWRVVFLVFLFVYIVLLLYGLTVNVMEMV is encoded by the coding sequence ATGGTCACTGTTTTCGCATGCTTAATTGCGCTGATTTTAGTATTCCCGCTTATTGGGTATATTTTGGCTTTTATTATAACAAAAAATACGTTAAAAAATCATAGAAAAGCTGTTCATTTATCGATTGATCTCACCACATTCTTTTTATTATATTCCGTCCATTTTTTTATTAAAACGATTTGGAATATTTCATTATTATGGCTATTATATTTACTCGTTTTAATCATAGGGTTCATTTTTTCCATTTATTATTGGAGAGTATATGAAGAAATGGATGTTTCAAAAGTATTAAGAGGGGCATGGCGTGTTGTTTTTCTTGTCTTTTTATTTGTCTACATCGTATTATTGCTTTATGGATTGACCGTGAATGTGATGGAAATGGTCTAA
- a CDS encoding GNAT family N-acetyltransferase has product MLGTVENLKINFKTMEEFNIFKEFGLQELSMLEEIQMNFVEDHTDSPFYGIYYGGKLVARMCLYMREETFEQESTIPKTHLEIWKLEVLSDYQNKGFGRILVDYAKSFHLPIITKPRVKSHDFWKRMGFRTFIDDETRFLWIPDEELDQKIS; this is encoded by the coding sequence ATGCTTGGTACAGTAGAAAACTTAAAAATAAATTTCAAAACGATGGAAGAATTTAATATATTTAAAGAATTCGGATTACAGGAATTATCTATGCTTGAAGAAATCCAAATGAATTTTGTTGAGGATCACACAGATTCACCATTTTATGGAATCTATTATGGTGGGAAACTGGTAGCTCGTATGTGTTTGTATATGAGAGAAGAAACATTTGAACAAGAATCCACCATTCCAAAAACTCATCTGGAAATATGGAAACTCGAAGTATTATCCGATTATCAAAATAAGGGATTCGGACGTATTCTTGTAGATTACGCAAAAAGCTTCCATTTGCCTATTATTACAAAACCTCGAGTAAAATCACATGACTTTTGGAAGAGAATGGGCTTCCGTACATTCATTGATGATGAAACCCGTTTCTTGTGGATACCAGATGAAGAATTAGACCAAAAAATCAGTTAA
- a CDS encoding penicillin-binding protein gives MKEIRLNRKRGAAVIFLIFAVLFFTLFFRILYIQMTGRADGRELETEIMKKYMKTNVLEARRGTIYDSHGEVIAEDTTSYTIAAVLDKSVSPNPKDPHHVVDPEMTAEVLANYIDMSEDRIYRILTPKDEDIKQVEFGTAGKDLNHELKSKIEKEKLPGIIFLKSSKRFYPNGVFASHLIGFARKEEGSKQEKTIGEMGIEQKYDEYLQGKNGKIQYESDLWGYLLPNEKEMIKEPDNGNDIYLTLDSKIQTFLEEALNDVEKQYKPERVLAVVADPKTGKLLAMGQRPSFHPDTRKGLADNWHNEVVESAFEPGSTMKSFTLAAAVEEGTFHPNAFYQSGRYSVGKGTIRDHNGGAGWGTISYLEGIQRSSNVAIANMLDTMGSEAFREYLDRFRFGMKTGIGLPNEASGNILYRYPIEKVTTAFGQGSTVTPLQLIQGTTAIANHGQMMKPYVVEKIVEPDTKKIIKDTKPKVVGKPISKETAEEVRNILGTVVTAENGTGKMYNIEGYDVAGKTGTAQLPDPKGGGYLYGSENYLFSFLGMAPKDDPQLVMYVAVEKPNLKNENGAIPVSKVFNPVMKNSLQYLNIKPNGNEIAKPVKIDRYDGKSVNEVSQHLKSQQLNVVVLGKGKKVEEQLPIEGTNVLQGAKIMLRTDGDLIVPDMDGWSLRDVMKVSELLDLKLSVNGEGYVTKQNLKPNSPVRQGDHLVVNFTKPKNIAEQEKKKQEKKKDDQVEEDKEKDEKKLPLD, from the coding sequence ATGAAGGAAATACGACTCAATCGAAAAAGAGGAGCTGCGGTAATATTTTTGATATTTGCCGTGCTCTTTTTTACTTTATTTTTCCGAATTTTATATATCCAAATGACCGGCAGAGCGGATGGTCGTGAATTAGAAACTGAAATCATGAAAAAATACATGAAAACAAATGTTCTAGAGGCGCGACGAGGCACGATTTATGACTCACATGGAGAAGTGATTGCTGAAGATACGACTTCCTATACGATTGCTGCTGTATTGGATAAGTCGGTCTCCCCAAATCCGAAAGACCCACATCATGTCGTAGATCCTGAAATGACCGCTGAAGTACTTGCGAATTACATTGATATGAGTGAGGATAGAATTTATAGAATTCTTACTCCAAAGGACGAAGATATCAAACAAGTCGAATTCGGGACGGCAGGAAAAGACCTCAATCATGAATTAAAAAGTAAAATCGAAAAAGAAAAATTGCCTGGGATTATTTTTCTGAAAAGTTCAAAACGATTTTACCCAAATGGTGTGTTTGCCTCTCATTTAATTGGTTTTGCCCGAAAAGAGGAAGGTTCAAAACAGGAGAAAACCATTGGAGAAATGGGGATTGAACAAAAATACGACGAATACTTACAAGGAAAGAACGGGAAAATCCAATATGAAAGTGATTTATGGGGCTATCTTTTACCCAACGAGAAGGAAATGATCAAGGAGCCTGATAACGGGAATGATATTTATTTAACGCTTGATTCGAAGATCCAGACTTTTTTAGAAGAAGCGTTAAACGATGTGGAAAAACAATATAAACCAGAGCGAGTACTGGCCGTTGTAGCGGATCCTAAGACAGGGAAACTATTAGCGATGGGACAACGTCCATCCTTTCATCCCGATACAAGGAAAGGACTTGCAGATAATTGGCATAATGAAGTCGTGGAATCGGCATTTGAACCTGGTTCGACGATGAAAAGTTTTACGCTTGCAGCTGCTGTAGAAGAAGGGACCTTCCACCCTAATGCTTTTTACCAATCAGGAAGATATTCTGTAGGAAAAGGTACGATTCGTGATCATAATGGTGGTGCCGGATGGGGAACGATTAGTTATTTGGAAGGAATTCAACGTTCATCGAATGTAGCGATTGCGAATATGTTGGATACAATGGGCTCGGAAGCGTTTCGTGAATACTTAGATCGCTTTCGCTTTGGTATGAAAACGGGAATTGGATTACCTAATGAAGCGAGCGGAAATATATTATATCGGTATCCCATTGAGAAAGTTACGACAGCTTTTGGACAAGGATCAACTGTCACACCTTTACAGCTTATCCAAGGAACAACAGCAATTGCTAATCATGGTCAAATGATGAAACCTTATGTTGTTGAAAAAATCGTTGAACCGGATACGAAAAAAATCATCAAGGATACCAAACCAAAAGTGGTGGGAAAACCCATTTCAAAAGAGACAGCGGAAGAAGTACGAAATATTTTAGGTACTGTCGTCACAGCTGAAAATGGAACAGGAAAGATGTACAATATTGAAGGCTATGACGTCGCTGGAAAAACGGGAACTGCCCAACTACCTGATCCTAAAGGGGGAGGTTATTTATATGGAAGTGAAAATTACCTCTTTTCATTTTTAGGAATGGCACCGAAAGATGATCCACAACTCGTTATGTATGTTGCCGTAGAAAAACCTAATCTGAAAAATGAGAATGGGGCGATCCCTGTTTCTAAAGTATTTAACCCTGTTATGAAGAATAGTCTTCAATATTTAAATATAAAACCTAATGGAAATGAAATAGCAAAGCCAGTAAAAATCGATCGATATGATGGAAAATCAGTCAATGAGGTGTCCCAACATTTAAAATCCCAACAATTAAATGTCGTTGTATTAGGAAAAGGGAAAAAGGTTGAAGAACAATTACCGATTGAGGGGACTAATGTTCTGCAAGGTGCCAAAATCATGTTGCGGACAGATGGAGATCTAATTGTTCCAGATATGGATGGTTGGTCATTGCGAGATGTCATGAAAGTTTCAGAACTATTAGATTTAAAATTAAGTGTAAATGGTGAAGGTTATGTAACCAAACAAAACTTAAAACCTAATTCCCCAGTTAGACAAGGGGATCATCTAGTCGTTAATTTTACGAAGCCGAAAAATATCGCTGAACAGGAAAAAAAGAAACAAGAAAAAAAGAAAGATGATCAGGTCGAGGAAGACAAAGAGAAGGATGAGAAAAAACTCCCGCTTGATTAG
- a CDS encoding 2-dehydropantoate 2-reductase, whose protein sequence is MNIGIIGGGSIGMFFSACLHDSFNVTQYTRKQVQADEICQNGLWVEENGGKNRINLQARSLQVKEASREDVLFIAVKQYHLQALETFLCSLPVSIPLIFLQNGMGHLAFLEKLPQQHLFVATIEHGVFRKDQNSIHIRGRGKTNIALFRGNPETIKQIMSTSIKEFPFHWHNQYQKMLLEKLFANAVINPLTAILKVKNGELISNPYYYSLMKQVFSEVANVFDGNEQDFQNIEAICKKTANNRSSMLRDIEDGRPTEIEAIIGYIINEAKKMKRTLPVCTAIYSMICGMEGKEEGL, encoded by the coding sequence ATGAATATTGGAATTATTGGTGGGGGATCAATTGGAATGTTCTTTTCTGCCTGTTTGCATGACTCCTTCAATGTCACACAATACACAAGAAAACAGGTACAAGCTGATGAAATTTGCCAAAATGGTTTATGGGTTGAGGAAAATGGAGGAAAGAATCGAATCAATTTACAGGCTCGTTCACTACAAGTGAAGGAAGCAAGTAGAGAAGATGTACTTTTTATAGCGGTTAAGCAGTATCATTTACAAGCTTTAGAGACATTTTTATGTTCTTTACCTGTTTCTATTCCTCTCATTTTTTTACAAAACGGAATGGGACATCTAGCTTTTCTGGAAAAATTGCCTCAACAACATCTTTTTGTGGCCACGATCGAGCATGGAGTTTTCCGAAAAGATCAGAATTCAATCCACATCCGTGGAAGAGGAAAAACAAATATCGCTTTATTTAGAGGAAATCCTGAAACAATCAAGCAAATCATGAGCACTTCTATTAAAGAGTTTCCGTTTCATTGGCACAATCAATATCAAAAAATGTTACTTGAGAAATTATTTGCTAATGCCGTGATCAATCCTTTAACGGCCATTTTAAAAGTAAAAAATGGAGAATTAATTTCAAATCCTTATTATTACTCGCTAATGAAGCAAGTATTCAGTGAAGTTGCAAATGTTTTCGATGGAAATGAACAAGACTTTCAAAACATCGAAGCAATTTGTAAAAAAACGGCTAACAACCGGTCCTCGATGCTGAGGGATATTGAAGATGGGCGGCCAACGGAAATTGAGGCAATCATTGGATATATAATAAATGAAGCGAAAAAGATGAAAAGAACATTGCCCGTTTGTACGGCCATTTACTCAATGATTTGTGGGATGGAGGGAAAGGAAGAAGGATTATAA
- a CDS encoding stage V sporulation protein D, whose amino-acid sequence MKRVSTVTVRKRLAFVLLAGILIFAIIDARLGYVQFFMGSELTGKAKDSWSRNIPFEPERGKIVDRNGVSLATNKSAPTVYVVPRQIENPAETAGKLAAALNMSTEKAYKHVTKKTSIERIHPEGRKISYEKAKEIRDLGLKGVYIAEDSKRHYPYGSYLSHVLGFAGVDNQGLMGLEAYYNKELSGTKGSMQFFSDAKGKRMPNMSDDYEAPVDGVDLKLTIDTKIQTIIERELDIAEAKYNPDGIIAIAMNPNNGEVLAMSSRPTFDPTDFRHVPQEIYNRNLPIWSTFEPGSTFKIITLAAALEEKKVDLEKDHFNDPGSVKVANATLRCWKRGGHGHQSFLEVVQNSCNPGFVELGERLGKEKLFKYIHNFGFGQKTGIDLQGEGKGILFNIDRVGPVELATTAFGQGVAVTPIQQITAVSAAINGGVLYQPYIAKELIDPETKEVVMRKTPVAKKRVISEETSKKVRHALESVVAQGTGRNAFVESYRVGGKTGTAQKSKEGGGYLENNHIVSFIGFAPADDPQIVIYVAVDNPKGTVQFGGTVAAPIVGKMLEDSLQAMDVQPRKKQIEKKTRWDDPVMVEVPDLTGLSKKELSQQLVNLKLDISGDGEKVVRQAPKPGTKVEAGSTIRIYLN is encoded by the coding sequence ATGAAGCGGGTTTCAACTGTTACCGTTCGCAAACGTTTAGCGTTTGTTTTACTTGCAGGGATTTTAATATTTGCCATCATTGACGCTCGATTAGGGTATGTACAATTTTTTATGGGGAGTGAACTAACGGGAAAAGCGAAAGATTCTTGGAGCAGAAATATCCCTTTCGAACCAGAAAGAGGAAAAATAGTGGATCGCAATGGAGTTTCTTTAGCGACAAACAAAAGTGCTCCAACAGTCTATGTCGTCCCGAGACAAATCGAAAATCCAGCGGAGACGGCCGGAAAATTAGCCGCTGCTTTAAATATGTCAACAGAAAAGGCGTATAAACATGTCACGAAAAAAACCTCCATCGAGAGAATCCATCCTGAAGGAAGAAAAATCTCCTATGAAAAGGCAAAAGAAATTCGTGATCTTGGTTTAAAAGGAGTCTATATTGCAGAGGATTCGAAAAGGCATTATCCATATGGAAGTTATTTATCACATGTTTTAGGGTTTGCAGGAGTAGATAATCAAGGTTTAATGGGGCTTGAAGCTTATTATAATAAAGAACTAAGTGGGACAAAGGGATCGATGCAATTTTTCTCCGATGCTAAAGGCAAAAGAATGCCTAATATGTCAGATGATTATGAAGCACCTGTAGATGGAGTCGATTTAAAATTGACTATTGATACAAAAATTCAAACGATAATCGAAAGGGAACTTGATATAGCGGAAGCAAAGTATAATCCTGATGGAATCATTGCTATTGCAATGAACCCGAATAATGGAGAAGTGCTGGCTATGTCTAGTAGACCAACCTTTGATCCAACTGATTTCAGACATGTTCCACAAGAAATATATAATCGTAATTTACCCATTTGGAGTACTTTTGAACCTGGATCTACTTTTAAGATTATCACTTTGGCTGCTGCATTAGAAGAAAAAAAGGTAGATTTAGAAAAGGATCATTTTAATGACCCTGGTAGTGTGAAGGTGGCAAATGCGACATTACGTTGTTGGAAGCGTGGAGGTCATGGACACCAATCCTTTTTAGAAGTGGTACAAAACTCCTGTAACCCGGGGTTTGTAGAATTAGGGGAAAGATTAGGAAAGGAAAAATTATTTAAATATATCCATAATTTCGGTTTTGGTCAGAAGACAGGGATTGATTTACAAGGAGAGGGAAAAGGAATTCTATTTAATATCGATCGTGTCGGGCCAGTTGAATTAGCCACTACGGCATTTGGTCAAGGGGTCGCTGTCACTCCAATTCAACAGATTACCGCTGTGTCAGCAGCTATTAATGGTGGAGTTCTATATCAACCGTATATTGCAAAAGAACTCATTGATCCGGAGACGAAGGAAGTGGTAATGAGAAAAACACCGGTTGCAAAGAAAAGGGTTATTTCAGAAGAAACCTCAAAGAAAGTGCGTCACGCATTAGAAAGTGTTGTCGCTCAAGGAACGGGACGAAATGCATTTGTTGAATCATACCGTGTTGGTGGGAAGACAGGAACAGCACAGAAATCGAAAGAAGGAGGGGGGTATTTAGAGAATAATCACATCGTCTCTTTCATCGGTTTTGCTCCTGCAGATGACCCTCAAATCGTTATATATGTTGCCGTCGATAATCCGAAAGGGACCGTTCAATTCGGTGGAACGGTGGCAGCTCCAATTGTAGGGAAAATGTTAGAAGACAGCCTTCAAGCAATGGATGTTCAACCACGGAAAAAACAAATTGAAAAGAAAACTAGATGGGATGATCCAGTCATGGTAGAAGTGCCAGACTTAACAGGGTTATCAAAGAAAGAGTTATCCCAACAATTAGTCAATTTAAAACTAGATATTAGTGGAGATGGAGAGAAAGTGGTCCGTCAAGCTCCGAAACCAGGTACGAAAGTAGAAGCAGGTTCCACTATTCGAATCTATTTGAATTAA
- a CDS encoding RsfA family transcriptional regulator, whose amino-acid sequence MSSMRQDAWTKEEDLLLAEIVLQHIREGSTQLQAFDEVGKRLNRTAAACGFRWNSFVRKQYKSGIELAKKQRKEMKIQETMDAGHSMKEDSSFNEKTSPTLSVDDVITFIHNIAQQAQLVERVSQETDILQDEISKLQNQLNQTQSDYDQLKIKYKELEDDYHSVLLVLEKARKLTVENK is encoded by the coding sequence TTGTCTTCTATGAGGCAGGATGCTTGGACAAAAGAGGAAGATTTATTATTAGCGGAAATTGTTCTTCAGCATATTCGGGAAGGCAGTACCCAACTTCAAGCTTTTGATGAAGTTGGCAAAAGGCTTAATCGAACGGCTGCAGCTTGTGGCTTTCGCTGGAATTCATTCGTTCGAAAACAGTATAAGTCAGGGATAGAATTAGCGAAAAAGCAAAGAAAAGAAATGAAAATACAGGAAACCATGGATGCTGGGCATAGCATGAAGGAGGACTCTTCCTTTAATGAGAAGACATCACCTACCCTATCGGTGGATGATGTGATAACGTTTATTCATAACATTGCTCAACAAGCGCAACTAGTGGAACGAGTATCTCAAGAAACAGATATTTTACAAGATGAAATAAGTAAATTGCAGAATCAATTAAATCAGACGCAAAGTGATTATGATCAGTTGAAAATCAAATATAAAGAGTTAGAGGATGACTACCATTCTGTCCTATTGGTGTTAGAAAAGGCGAGGAAGTTAACCGTTGAGAATAAATAA
- the mraZ gene encoding division/cell wall cluster transcriptional repressor MraZ: MFMGEYQHNIDAKGRLIIPAKFRDDLGEAFIITRGLDQCLFGYPLSEWKVLEEKLKKLPLTKKDARSFTRFFFSGATECELDKQGRINIPSTLVNYAQLEKECVILGVSNRIEIWTKPLWEDYFAKSEESFAEIAENMIDFDI; the protein is encoded by the coding sequence ATGTTCATGGGGGAGTACCAACATAACATTGATGCGAAAGGTCGCCTCATTATACCTGCAAAATTTCGAGACGATTTGGGCGAAGCATTTATCATAACCCGTGGATTAGATCAATGCTTGTTCGGCTATCCTTTAAGTGAATGGAAAGTCCTTGAGGAAAAATTAAAAAAACTACCCCTAACGAAAAAAGATGCTCGATCATTCACAAGATTTTTCTTTTCAGGTGCAACGGAATGTGAACTGGATAAACAAGGAAGGATTAATATCCCGTCAACCCTTGTGAATTATGCTCAGCTAGAAAAAGAGTGTGTTATTCTCGGAGTCTCCAATCGAATTGAGATTTGGACGAAGCCATTATGGGAAGACTATTTTGCAAAGTCTGAAGAATCTTTTGCAGAAATAGCTGAAAATATGATTGATTTTGATATTTAG
- the rsmH gene encoding 16S rRNA (cytosine(1402)-N(4))-methyltransferase RsmH: protein MTFEHTTVLLKETVDGLNIKPDGIYVDCTLGGAGHSEYLLSQLSDEGHLYAFDQDEQALEHAKNRLASYLHKVTFIKSNFRYIQEELEHYGIQQVDGVLYDLGVSSPQLDTPERGFSYHHDAPLDMRMDQDRGVSAFEVVNHWPYEDLVKIFFRYGEEKFSKQIARKIEAARVDGPIQTTFQLVDLIKEGIPAPARRKGGHPAKRIFQAIRIAVNDELNVFEQSLKEAIDLLKPHGRISVITFHSLEDRICKNIFKEASTGPELPHGLPIIPDEYKPILKLVNRKPILPSKEEVEANNRSRSAKLRIAEKL, encoded by the coding sequence ATGACATTTGAACATACAACAGTATTATTAAAAGAAACAGTAGATGGTTTAAATATTAAACCAGATGGAATTTATGTGGATTGCACATTAGGTGGAGCAGGCCATAGTGAATATTTACTATCCCAGCTTTCGGATGAGGGTCATCTTTATGCGTTTGACCAAGATGAACAAGCGTTAGAACATGCTAAAAATCGGTTAGCATCTTATTTACACAAGGTGACTTTCATTAAGAGTAATTTTCGGTATATTCAGGAGGAACTTGAACATTATGGTATTCAACAGGTAGACGGAGTTTTATATGATTTAGGCGTCTCCTCTCCACAATTAGATACACCTGAACGTGGATTTAGCTATCATCATGATGCACCCCTGGATATGAGGATGGACCAAGACAGAGGTGTAAGTGCTTTTGAGGTTGTCAACCATTGGCCATATGAGGACTTGGTAAAAATATTTTTCCGCTACGGGGAAGAGAAATTTTCTAAGCAAATTGCGAGGAAAATTGAAGCTGCAAGAGTCGATGGACCTATACAGACGACATTTCAGTTAGTAGATTTAATTAAAGAAGGAATTCCAGCTCCAGCCCGAAGAAAAGGCGGACACCCAGCGAAAAGAATATTCCAAGCTATTCGAATTGCGGTGAATGATGAGTTAAATGTTTTTGAACAATCATTGAAAGAGGCCATTGACTTGCTAAAGCCTCATGGACGGATTAGTGTCATTACCTTTCATTCGTTGGAAGACCGAATTTGTAAAAATATTTTTAAGGAAGCAAGCACAGGACCCGAATTACCTCATGGATTACCGATCATCCCTGATGAATATAAACCTATATTAAAATTGGTGAATCGAAAGCCCATTTTACCTTCTAAAGAGGAAGTAGAAGCGAATAATCGGTCTCGATCCGCAAAGTTGAGAATCGCCGAGAAATTATGA
- the ftsL gene encoding cell division protein FtsL produces MSNLARKYQIEEQHQQKNASQRQSKQKKKIRVTPGEKLLLLLFVVLISFIGVKIISTETAIYTANREIQDMERQIKVQKKVNKELKIQVSEESTYEKIWKKAKELGLDLNEQNVKVVQPK; encoded by the coding sequence ATGAGTAATTTAGCAAGAAAGTACCAAATAGAAGAGCAACATCAACAAAAGAATGCTTCGCAGCGGCAGTCTAAACAGAAAAAGAAAATTAGGGTAACCCCTGGAGAGAAATTACTCCTACTATTATTTGTCGTGTTAATATCCTTCATCGGGGTTAAAATTATCTCAACCGAAACAGCTATATACACTGCAAATAGAGAAATACAAGATATGGAGAGACAAATTAAAGTTCAGAAAAAAGTGAACAAAGAATTAAAAATCCAAGTGAGTGAAGAAAGTACATATGAAAAAATATGGAAAAAGGCAAAGGAGTTAGGCTTGGATCTAAATGAACAAAATGTTAAGGTTGTGCAACCAAAATGA
- the bshC gene encoding bacillithiol biosynthesis cysteine-adding enzyme BshC, producing MNLASLSIPAINRFASHYINKQTSVTGFFHYPLTNTEEFNQRVEDLKNREFHRQELATCIEEYMKWMPKSPKVQHSIEKLKMPNSTVVIGGQQAGLLTGPLYTIHKILSIIKLAEEQEKNLQIPVVPVFWIAGEDHDFQEVNHVFVEKNSRMEKSIYPERLVEKRMVSDILFNKDQMNQWIREVISYFGETDHTKKLIQLMDEAIQQTETMTELFSYIISELFKDSGLLLIDAAFPPLRRLEKPFFEQLITNNQLLNQKVLSQQADIKRTGFSPAIEFSDNAANLFIYHDHERILLEYDDSTKSFIGKNGEASWTQEEFMQLLERSPEKFSNNVVTRPLMQEWLFPTLAFIAGPGEIAYWAELKQAFEFFHMKMPPIVPRLNVTILERDKEKYIKEFQLEIENVLSEGVEREKQQYWETVKEEGLHDLVEQTATQLFYQYQEIQKRAEELDKGLLPIIEKNLKIHHHQLEYLKQKTDQLIEKQHEVVLNRYDQVNCSLRPNNGPQERVWNVFYFLNQYGLDFIDELLQFSYPFDGSHQLIRI from the coding sequence ATGAACTTGGCAAGTCTGTCAATTCCAGCTATCAATCGATTTGCCTCTCATTACATAAATAAGCAAACATCGGTTACAGGTTTTTTCCATTATCCTTTAACGAATACTGAAGAGTTTAATCAAAGGGTGGAAGACTTAAAAAACCGAGAGTTTCATCGTCAGGAGCTTGCGACCTGTATCGAAGAATATATGAAATGGATGCCAAAATCTCCAAAAGTGCAACATTCTATTGAAAAATTGAAAATGCCTAACTCTACAGTGGTAATAGGGGGACAACAAGCAGGTTTATTAACAGGGCCTTTATATACTATACATAAAATCTTATCTATTATAAAGCTAGCAGAAGAACAAGAAAAAAACCTTCAAATTCCTGTTGTCCCTGTGTTCTGGATCGCAGGTGAGGATCATGATTTTCAAGAAGTCAATCATGTTTTTGTTGAAAAAAATAGCCGAATGGAAAAAAGCATTTATCCAGAGCGTTTAGTTGAGAAAAGAATGGTATCAGACATTTTATTTAATAAAGATCAAATGAATCAATGGATTCGCGAAGTTATTAGCTATTTTGGTGAAACAGATCATACCAAAAAACTGATTCAATTAATGGATGAAGCCATTCAACAAACAGAAACGATGACGGAGCTGTTCAGTTATATTATTAGCGAACTTTTTAAAGATTCTGGTTTATTATTAATTGACGCTGCATTTCCACCACTAAGAAGACTTGAGAAACCATTTTTTGAGCAACTGATTACGAATAACCAATTATTGAATCAAAAGGTTCTTTCACAGCAGGCGGATATAAAAAGAACAGGATTTTCTCCGGCTATTGAATTTAGTGATAACGCGGCGAATTTGTTTATTTATCATGACCATGAACGGATCTTATTAGAGTATGATGATTCAACCAAATCTTTTATAGGGAAAAATGGTGAGGCATCATGGACACAAGAGGAGTTTATGCAGCTTTTGGAAAGATCACCTGAGAAATTTAGTAATAATGTGGTGACAAGACCACTTATGCAAGAATGGTTATTTCCAACATTGGCCTTTATTGCGGGTCCAGGGGAGATTGCCTATTGGGCTGAACTGAAGCAAGCATTTGAATTTTTTCATATGAAAATGCCTCCGATTGTTCCACGATTAAATGTGACGATTCTAGAAAGAGACAAGGAGAAATATATAAAAGAGTTTCAACTTGAAATCGAAAACGTCCTCAGTGAAGGGGTCGAACGTGAAAAACAACAGTATTGGGAAACGGTTAAGGAAGAAGGGCTACATGATTTAGTAGAGCAAACAGCTACCCAATTATTTTACCAATATCAAGAGATACAAAAACGTGCCGAAGAACTAGATAAAGGATTATTACCAATTATTGAGAAAAATTTAAAAATACACCATCATCAGTTGGAATACTTAAAACAAAAGACAGATCAATTGATTGAAAAGCAGCATGAAGTTGTCTTAAATAGATATGATCAGGTGAATTGTTCATTAAGACCAAATAATGGTCCACAAGAGAGAGTTTGGAATGTTTTTTATTTCCTTAATCAATATGGCTTGGATTTCATTGATGAATTACTACAATTTTCTTATCCTTTCGATGGATCTCATCAACTCATTCGTATATAG